In a genomic window of Pseudoglutamicibacter albus:
- a CDS encoding ACP S-malonyltransferase, with amino-acid sequence MLAIVCPGQGSQTPGFLNSWLEEPALASRLAELSDAAGKDLAWLGTEADEETIKDTAHAQRLIVAAGLLAADALFGEDGAPAEAVYAGHSVGEITASAMTGIMSYEDALRFVALRADEMAKASNAQPTGMAAVLGGEHTEVIAAIEAAGAAPANMNGGGQIVAAGSLESLEKLNENPPAKARVIPLKVAGAFHTDYMASAVDPLRELAETITAKDPRGTLLTNAGGSQVDTGTHMLRLLVDQVTRPVDWESCQETMKDLGVTGLIELTPAGTLTGLARRGLKGVKTFALKTPDQLDDARAFISEHSGN; translated from the coding sequence GTGTTAGCAATTGTTTGCCCTGGACAGGGTTCACAGACCCCCGGTTTCTTGAACAGCTGGCTTGAAGAGCCTGCTCTTGCCTCCCGTTTGGCTGAACTCTCCGATGCTGCCGGTAAGGACCTCGCGTGGCTCGGAACTGAAGCCGACGAGGAAACGATCAAGGACACCGCTCATGCTCAGCGGCTCATCGTCGCTGCCGGCCTTCTAGCCGCCGATGCGCTGTTCGGGGAAGATGGCGCGCCGGCTGAGGCCGTGTATGCAGGGCACTCGGTTGGCGAGATCACTGCGTCTGCCATGACCGGCATCATGAGCTACGAGGATGCTTTGCGTTTCGTTGCTTTGCGAGCAGATGAGATGGCTAAGGCTTCCAACGCGCAACCGACCGGTATGGCGGCAGTTCTCGGTGGCGAGCACACCGAGGTTATCGCGGCTATCGAAGCCGCGGGTGCCGCACCAGCCAACATGAACGGCGGCGGCCAGATCGTTGCCGCAGGTAGCCTCGAAAGCCTAGAGAAACTCAATGAGAACCCTCCCGCTAAAGCGCGCGTTATCCCATTGAAGGTTGCTGGCGCTTTCCACACGGACTACATGGCATCAGCGGTAGACCCGTTGCGTGAACTCGCCGAGACCATCACCGCTAAGGATCCGCGCGGAACGTTGCTCACCAACGCTGGGGGCTCCCAGGTGGATACGGGCACGCATATGCTGCGGTTACTGGTGGACCAAGTAACGCGGCCTGTGGATTGGGAGTCCTGCCAGGAAACCATGAAGGACCTCGGCGTCACTGGGCTCATCGAACTGACCCCCGCAGGAACACTGACTGGTCTTGCACGCCGAGGGCTCAAGGGTGTGAAGACTTTCGCGCTCAAAACCCCGGACCAGCTGGATGACGCGCGAGCGTTCATCAGCGAACATTCCGGCAACTAA
- a CDS encoding acyl carrier protein, translated as MAASKEEILAGLAEIVNEETDIDVEEIQLEKSFTEDLDIDSISMMTIVVEAESKFDVKIPDEEVKNLKTVGDAVDYIEKAQA; from the coding sequence ATGGCAGCAAGCAAGGAAGAGATTCTCGCCGGTCTGGCTGAGATCGTCAACGAAGAAACCGATATCGACGTTGAAGAGATCCAGCTTGAGAAGTCCTTCACCGAGGACCTCGACATCGACTCGATCTCGATGATGACCATCGTTGTTGAAGCTGAGTCCAAGTTCGACGTCAAGATCCCAGACGAGGAAGTTAAGAACCTCAAGACTGTTGGCGACGCCGTCGACTACATCGAGAAGGCCCAGGCCTAG
- the fabF gene encoding beta-ketoacyl-ACP synthase II, with protein MAQKVVVTGLGATTPIGGDVPTTWEAALSGTSGVDNLNEGWVEQYSLPVNIAARAAVPASDVLSRAEIKRNDPSTQFALVSAREAWADAQLEDAEIDHERLGVCYATGIGGVNTLLDAWDTLREKGPRRVLPMTVPMLMPNAPSGALSLAFGAKAAARTPVSACASGTEAFALAVQMLRDGQADIVITGGCEAAIHPITIAAFSSMQALSRRNDDPQAASRPYDVDRDGFVMGEGAGTLILETEEHAKARGAKIYAEVAGTGITADAFHITAPDESGNGAMRALQAAMVDGDFSPSDVVHVNAHATSTPVGDIPEYTAMRAAFGDALDNVAVSATKSMTGHLLGGAGAVEAVLAVLALHHAKAPVTINLEKQDPQIPLDVVTGTARELKPGVAVSNSFGFGGHNAVAAFRSY; from the coding sequence ATGGCACAGAAAGTTGTCGTGACTGGCCTTGGCGCCACGACTCCGATCGGTGGTGACGTCCCCACGACGTGGGAGGCGGCTCTCTCTGGCACCTCGGGTGTCGACAACCTGAACGAGGGCTGGGTCGAGCAGTACAGCCTGCCAGTGAACATCGCCGCACGTGCCGCCGTCCCCGCCTCCGATGTGCTCTCCCGCGCCGAAATCAAACGCAACGACCCTTCGACCCAGTTCGCACTCGTCTCGGCTCGCGAGGCCTGGGCTGATGCTCAGCTTGAAGATGCCGAGATCGATCACGAACGTCTAGGTGTCTGCTACGCGACCGGTATCGGCGGAGTCAATACCTTGCTTGATGCGTGGGACACCCTACGTGAGAAGGGCCCGCGCCGCGTGCTACCGATGACGGTACCGATGCTGATGCCGAACGCCCCTTCGGGTGCGTTGTCGCTGGCTTTCGGCGCTAAGGCTGCGGCACGCACGCCAGTGTCTGCTTGTGCATCCGGTACTGAAGCGTTCGCTCTTGCTGTGCAGATGCTTCGTGACGGTCAGGCTGACATCGTGATCACCGGAGGCTGCGAGGCAGCTATTCACCCGATCACGATTGCAGCGTTCTCGTCGATGCAGGCTCTATCGCGCCGCAACGATGACCCGCAGGCCGCATCCCGCCCGTATGACGTTGATCGTGACGGTTTCGTCATGGGTGAGGGCGCTGGAACCTTGATCCTTGAAACCGAGGAGCACGCCAAGGCGCGCGGGGCGAAGATCTACGCGGAGGTGGCGGGCACAGGTATCACCGCTGACGCGTTCCACATCACCGCGCCGGATGAGTCTGGCAACGGTGCGATGCGTGCGCTTCAGGCAGCTATGGTTGACGGCGATTTCAGTCCTTCCGATGTTGTTCACGTCAATGCGCATGCCACCTCCACCCCGGTGGGTGACATCCCTGAATACACCGCGATGCGTGCTGCCTTCGGCGATGCACTCGATAACGTCGCGGTATCTGCAACCAAGTCGATGACTGGCCACTTGTTGGGTGGTGCCGGCGCGGTTGAAGCTGTATTGGCTGTCCTGGCTCTTCATCACGCTAAGGCGCCGGTGACGATCAACCTCGAGAAGCAGGATCCGCAGATCCCTCTCGATGTCGTCACTGGAACTGCGCGCGAGCTGAAGCCAGGTGTAGCGGTATCCAACTCTTTCGGTTTCGGTGGACACAACGCAGTGGCTGCGTTCCGTAGCTACTAA
- a CDS encoding DUF3145 domain-containing protein: MSQPMTRGALYIHSAPAALCPHIEWAIGSVVERHTTLEWVAQPAAPGMLRAEMAWAGPQGTGAVLTSTLRGWAHLRYEITEEASRGVDAGRWSHTPELGIFHATTDVAGNILISEDRIRYAYEQGQGNPAAVYHELSIALGEAWDEELEPFRAASDGAPIRWLHHVG; this comes from the coding sequence ATGTCACAACCAATGACGAGGGGCGCCTTGTATATACACTCGGCCCCTGCAGCGCTGTGCCCTCATATTGAGTGGGCTATCGGGTCCGTAGTGGAACGCCACACGACCCTCGAATGGGTCGCGCAACCTGCGGCACCCGGGATGCTCAGAGCCGAGATGGCTTGGGCTGGCCCACAGGGCACAGGCGCTGTCTTGACGTCCACCTTGCGCGGGTGGGCGCACTTGCGCTACGAAATTACAGAAGAAGCCTCTCGTGGGGTGGATGCTGGTCGCTGGTCGCATACCCCGGAACTTGGTATCTTCCACGCCACAACAGACGTTGCCGGGAACATCCTGATCTCCGAGGACCGTATCCGCTACGCCTACGAACAAGGACAAGGCAACCCTGCGGCTGTCTATCACGAGCTTTCTATCGCGCTCGGGGAAGCCTGGGACGAAGAGCTCGAACCTTTCCGTGCTGCCTCTGACGGCGCGCCGATCCGCTGGCTTCACCACGTAGGCTAA
- a CDS encoding tyrosine recombinase XerC: protein MENSLNDALDAFARHLRYERGRSEHTIRAYTTDITALCKHAGLDLETDEATALRGITIAQLRSWLAHAAHEGRASATLARQAASARTFLAWALREGYIESDPSNRLKAPKRSQHLPQVLKNQQAERLLTHSAQPTDDPPETQQQRAVRLRNQAALELLYASGIRVSELEGLDVSDVDLEKRTAKVLGKGNKERVVPFGVPAEEAIREWLRTGRPHIVKTESEADKALTTAASAHRGSSEPLFLGVRGGRWGSRQIREAVNAELEKLGDTSARGPHALRHTAATHLLDGGADLRSVQELLGHTSLATTQLYTHVSVERLRKAYQQGHPRA, encoded by the coding sequence GTGGAGAACTCGCTGAACGATGCCCTCGATGCGTTCGCGCGACACTTACGCTACGAACGCGGCAGATCAGAACACACGATCCGCGCCTACACCACAGACATCACTGCCCTGTGCAAGCACGCGGGACTAGACCTCGAAACTGACGAGGCGACAGCTCTGCGCGGCATCACCATTGCGCAGCTGAGGTCATGGCTCGCCCATGCGGCACATGAAGGTAGGGCATCGGCGACGTTGGCGCGGCAAGCCGCATCGGCTCGCACGTTCCTTGCATGGGCTCTGCGTGAAGGTTATATCGAGAGCGATCCCTCGAACCGCCTTAAAGCGCCTAAACGTAGCCAGCATCTTCCTCAGGTTCTCAAAAACCAGCAGGCTGAACGGCTTTTGACCCATTCGGCCCAGCCAACGGATGACCCGCCCGAAACCCAACAGCAGCGCGCCGTCCGCCTACGCAATCAGGCCGCACTCGAACTCCTCTACGCCAGCGGCATCCGTGTCTCAGAACTCGAAGGGCTCGACGTCTCAGACGTCGATCTGGAGAAGCGAACCGCGAAAGTCCTGGGTAAAGGCAACAAAGAACGCGTAGTCCCGTTCGGGGTTCCAGCAGAAGAAGCCATCCGAGAGTGGTTACGTACCGGGCGGCCGCATATAGTGAAAACCGAGTCCGAAGCAGACAAGGCGCTAACCACCGCGGCCTCGGCTCACCGAGGCAGTAGCGAACCCTTGTTTCTCGGCGTCAGGGGAGGCCGATGGGGTAGTAGGCAAATCCGTGAAGCCGTCAACGCCGAGCTTGAAAAACTAGGGGATACCTCAGCACGGGGCCCACACGCCTTGCGTCACACTGCTGCAACACACTTACTCGACGGAGGAGCTGATCTGCGCAGCGTGCAAGAGCTCTTGGGGCACACATCCTTGGCCACAACCCAGCTATACACCCACGTTTCAGTAGAAAGACTGAGGAAGGCGTATCAGCAAGGACACCCGCGAGCGTGA
- the dprA gene encoding DNA-processing protein DprA, with protein sequence MNSHNTASMNDEGLAAERLARAGLSRVTEADDYPARLGLETFGAVRLWELIMGSTPLPEEHTSYREAVEQAYGSNARAHRHSKLEHALQRWASRRDQSSPERDLAFITSQGGGFLIPGDPGWPEALNDLGESTPYGLWWRGSQPVPTNTKSCVAVVGTRDPTPYGEHVTREYTAELAERGATIISGGALGVDALAHRTALEHSLAPLATAVVLAGGVDRLYPAANRALLERIGTEHVIVSEAAPGASPMRWRFLARNRIIAALSRGILVTEGRHRSGAISTAVHGLEIGRWVGAIPGPVTSAASAGPHRLIRDYPVELVASATQLCETLGFSTNTQATHAQAGQTPALFGSDPAPAAARLTDGLTALEQRIVEALSPRTYRNLDEVFAIAGLSVPEAMPILSQLHRRGLAVQRGHMWKRGKIGP encoded by the coding sequence ATGAACTCACACAACACGGCATCGATGAACGATGAGGGTTTAGCCGCCGAACGGCTTGCACGAGCTGGCCTTTCACGAGTGACCGAGGCAGATGACTATCCGGCCCGGCTGGGGTTGGAGACGTTCGGAGCGGTACGGCTATGGGAACTCATCATGGGCTCTACTCCTTTGCCCGAAGAACACACAAGCTACCGCGAAGCGGTTGAGCAGGCCTATGGGAGCAACGCCCGGGCACACCGCCACAGCAAACTTGAACACGCCTTGCAGCGATGGGCGAGCAGACGCGATCAGAGCAGCCCCGAACGTGACCTTGCATTCATCACGTCCCAGGGCGGCGGGTTCCTGATTCCGGGGGATCCAGGATGGCCGGAAGCGCTCAACGATCTGGGGGAGTCAACACCCTACGGTTTATGGTGGCGGGGTTCTCAACCCGTTCCAACCAACACAAAGAGCTGCGTTGCGGTGGTGGGTACACGAGATCCCACACCGTACGGAGAGCACGTAACCCGTGAATACACGGCAGAACTGGCCGAACGCGGGGCAACCATCATCTCTGGCGGGGCCCTGGGGGTCGATGCGTTGGCTCATCGCACAGCGCTTGAGCATTCCCTCGCTCCGTTAGCTACAGCGGTTGTCTTAGCCGGGGGAGTGGACCGGCTCTATCCGGCGGCAAACAGGGCACTGTTGGAACGCATCGGCACCGAGCATGTCATCGTTTCTGAAGCCGCACCAGGGGCTTCACCGATGCGGTGGCGCTTCCTAGCCCGCAACCGGATCATCGCGGCACTCAGCCGCGGAATCCTTGTGACCGAAGGCCGGCACCGATCAGGTGCGATCTCAACCGCGGTGCACGGGCTCGAGATCGGCCGATGGGTCGGTGCGATCCCGGGACCGGTAACATCGGCGGCTTCAGCCGGGCCCCATCGACTCATCAGGGACTATCCGGTGGAGCTAGTCGCATCGGCAACACAACTTTGTGAAACCCTCGGCTTCAGCACGAACACCCAGGCGACGCATGCGCAAGCCGGGCAAACTCCAGCCCTTTTCGGTAGTGACCCGGCCCCTGCAGCGGCACGGCTAACCGATGGATTGACTGCCCTCGAACAACGCATCGTTGAAGCATTGTCGCCACGTACTTACCGCAACTTGGATGAGGTCTTCGCGATCGCTGGGCTATCCGTGCCAGAAGCGATGCCCATACTGAGCCAGCTGCACAGGCGAGGGCTTGCTGTCCAGCGTGGCCACATGTGGAAACGCGGGAAGATCGGCCCCTAG
- a CDS encoding YifB family Mg chelatase-like AAA ATPase, translating to MSNPANSQIATRPPRVATTPTHQRGLGSSLSIALVGLKGHKVEVQADIGNGLPGMTLLGLPDASLNEARDRVRSAARNVGIPLSARRTVINLIPAGLPKKGPGFDVSILIAAMAADGHITSPASTAYIGELGLDGSLRPFTGTLPAVLQARELGIEHIVVPAANDEEARLVPGIEVRSYNHVSDLLIDLGADARNIVNPGQQAGQADKRADHNSERVRLEALSSASSLAVPDMADVRGQATGRWALEVAAAGGHHLLLTGPPGAGKTMLAERLPGILPPLTDEEAMLTTSVHSLSGEHVSGLIKVPPFQAPHHTSSAAALVGGGSGIPRPGSASRAHGGVLFLDEAPEFQARTLDALREPLESGIITLHRSAGIASYPARFQLIMAANPCPCGKEGPACECAALTKRRYWARMSGPLLDRVDIRVNVPAARLSALLAHEAEESSSSIRQRVERARAAARERWLSAAPDGNKADGVRSGGTSVVSAQKEVYSGASATNASVPASVLRSQRFRLTGAAAQELMNISAHSGLTGRGLDRVLRISWTLADLAERQAPSPEDVAAAVHLRGTPEAFN from the coding sequence ATGAGCAACCCTGCGAACAGCCAGATTGCAACTCGCCCGCCCCGAGTCGCAACAACACCGACCCATCAGCGCGGCCTGGGGTCTTCACTGAGCATCGCGCTGGTTGGCCTGAAAGGACACAAGGTCGAGGTTCAGGCCGATATAGGCAACGGGCTGCCTGGCATGACTCTGTTAGGTTTACCGGATGCAAGTCTCAACGAAGCCCGCGATAGGGTACGTTCTGCGGCCCGCAACGTTGGAATACCCTTGAGCGCCCGCCGTACGGTGATCAACCTGATTCCAGCGGGGCTACCCAAGAAAGGCCCCGGCTTCGACGTTTCGATCCTGATCGCCGCCATGGCAGCAGATGGGCACATAACGTCCCCTGCTAGCACCGCCTATATAGGGGAGCTCGGGCTGGATGGTTCGTTGAGGCCATTCACCGGGACGTTGCCGGCGGTGCTTCAAGCGCGCGAACTGGGAATCGAACACATTGTGGTTCCTGCCGCCAATGATGAAGAAGCCCGGCTCGTTCCGGGTATAGAGGTTCGCAGCTACAACCACGTCAGCGACCTTTTGATCGACCTGGGCGCGGATGCACGCAACATCGTCAACCCCGGGCAACAAGCGGGCCAGGCGGATAAGCGAGCGGACCATAACAGCGAGCGTGTGCGGCTTGAGGCTCTGAGCAGTGCGAGCTCACTCGCGGTTCCAGATATGGCCGACGTCCGAGGACAGGCGACTGGGCGGTGGGCGTTGGAAGTCGCGGCGGCCGGTGGGCACCATCTCTTGCTGACAGGCCCACCCGGGGCAGGCAAAACCATGCTCGCCGAAAGACTGCCGGGGATCCTTCCTCCATTGACAGACGAAGAAGCGATGCTCACCACGAGCGTGCACTCGTTATCAGGAGAACACGTCTCCGGTTTGATCAAGGTCCCACCGTTCCAAGCCCCACACCACACATCGAGTGCTGCCGCATTGGTGGGCGGTGGCTCCGGTATCCCACGGCCGGGCTCAGCATCCCGTGCGCACGGTGGCGTGCTGTTTCTAGACGAAGCACCAGAATTTCAGGCACGCACACTCGATGCGTTACGTGAACCACTCGAATCCGGGATCATCACGCTGCACCGCTCAGCGGGAATCGCGTCCTATCCGGCGCGTTTTCAACTGATCATGGCCGCGAACCCCTGCCCGTGCGGTAAAGAAGGCCCTGCATGCGAATGCGCAGCACTCACGAAGCGACGGTATTGGGCGCGCATGTCGGGGCCACTGCTTGACCGCGTCGATATTCGCGTGAACGTGCCAGCCGCACGTCTTTCAGCGCTACTAGCTCATGAAGCGGAAGAGAGCTCATCAAGCATCAGGCAACGAGTTGAACGCGCGCGTGCCGCCGCACGCGAACGCTGGTTGAGTGCGGCACCCGATGGCAACAAGGCTGACGGCGTGAGAAGTGGAGGAACCAGCGTCGTTTCGGCGCAGAAAGAGGTGTACAGCGGCGCAAGTGCAACCAACGCGTCCGTTCCTGCCTCAGTTTTGAGGTCGCAACGCTTCCGACTGACCGGTGCCGCCGCGCAAGAACTGATGAATATCAGCGCTCACAGCGGACTCACCGGACGTGGGCTCGACCGGGTTCTGAGGATCTCCTGGACCCTCGCTGATCTCGCCGAACGGCAAGCCCCGAGCCCCGAAGACGTAGCAGCAGCCGTACACCTGAGAGGAACACCGGAGGCATTCAACTAA
- a CDS encoding YraN family protein has protein sequence MASTNSGTDRVAEKVRRRIELGQRGEEFAAGWCQNNGIFVLERNWRGTRGELDIVGLDLNTHELVALEVKTRSGTGYGLPAEAITGPKFERLQRLIWEYARTGENTAGLALRGVDTRVDVLGIVWPPDATEPTTVEHYREVAGA, from the coding sequence ATGGCATCGACGAACAGCGGGACAGACCGCGTAGCCGAGAAGGTGCGGCGGCGAATAGAGCTGGGGCAACGCGGCGAAGAATTCGCGGCGGGGTGGTGTCAGAACAACGGGATCTTCGTTCTTGAACGGAACTGGCGCGGGACCCGCGGTGAGCTGGACATCGTCGGGCTAGACCTCAACACACACGAGCTCGTGGCGCTCGAGGTCAAGACGCGTTCCGGTACCGGCTACGGTCTACCGGCAGAAGCTATTACCGGACCTAAGTTTGAGCGGTTGCAAAGACTCATCTGGGAGTATGCCCGGACCGGAGAGAATACAGCCGGCCTCGCTCTACGCGGTGTCGATACCCGGGTTGATGTTCTGGGGATCGTGTGGCCACCGGACGCTACTGAGCCAACAACGGTTGAGCACTACCGTGAGGTGGCAGGGGCATGA
- a CDS encoding DUF2469 domain-containing protein: protein MSDEDIERFETQAELNLYREYRDVVGLFSYVVETERRFYLANHVELETLTSNGEIYFSLTLSDAWVWDVYRPQRFVKSVKVITFKDVNIEELSKPDLFKGDDVPGP, encoded by the coding sequence ATGAGTGATGAGGACATCGAACGCTTCGAGACCCAAGCGGAGCTGAACCTCTACCGTGAATACCGTGACGTTGTAGGGCTGTTCTCCTACGTAGTAGAGACGGAACGTAGGTTCTATCTAGCGAACCACGTCGAATTGGAAACCCTGACGTCCAACGGGGAAATCTATTTCTCGCTCACGCTGAGTGACGCGTGGGTGTGGGACGTGTACAGGCCGCAACGATTCGTGAAATCCGTGAAGGTCATCACGTTCAAAGACGTCAACATTGAAGAACTTTCCAAGCCTGACCTCTTCAAAGGCGATGACGTCCCGGGTCCATAA
- a CDS encoding ribonuclease HII: MSGHVPDLTVEQGLVGAGQIIAAVDEVGRGALAGPVTVGVSFVAPHECSDQPVGLGDSKDVSPALRQALVPLIQDWVVSWGVGSASPSEIDRLGIVAALRLAGQRAYREASERLSERASEAKAPVVVLLDGVHDWLSTPEPDLFSALASRALDSDGSDLGLDAEAADAAPAEASVDLPRVITRPKADRDCASVAAASIMAKTHRDSVMVELSQTHPAYGWESNKGYGSAQHRAAIREHGATEAHRRTWKLL, encoded by the coding sequence ATGAGCGGACACGTCCCGGACCTCACCGTTGAACAAGGTTTGGTGGGTGCCGGCCAGATCATCGCAGCCGTCGACGAGGTGGGCCGCGGGGCACTTGCAGGTCCCGTTACCGTTGGGGTGAGTTTCGTTGCCCCGCACGAATGTAGCGACCAGCCGGTAGGGCTCGGAGATTCCAAAGACGTCTCGCCCGCGTTGCGTCAAGCGCTTGTGCCGTTGATTCAGGACTGGGTCGTATCCTGGGGTGTGGGCAGCGCAAGCCCTAGCGAGATCGACCGGCTCGGGATCGTGGCAGCACTCAGGCTTGCCGGCCAGCGAGCCTATAGGGAAGCCAGCGAAAGACTCAGCGAACGAGCATCGGAGGCTAAGGCGCCCGTCGTGGTCTTATTGGATGGGGTGCATGACTGGCTGAGCACCCCGGAGCCAGACCTGTTCAGCGCTCTAGCGTCCAGGGCATTAGATTCTGACGGATCAGACCTCGGGCTTGATGCGGAAGCAGCGGATGCCGCGCCAGCAGAAGCAAGTGTGGACTTACCGCGTGTGATAACCCGTCCCAAGGCCGACCGTGACTGCGCATCCGTCGCGGCCGCGAGCATCATGGCGAAGACGCACCGCGATAGTGTCATGGTAGAACTATCGCAAACTCACCCCGCCTACGGGTGGGAATCGAATAAAGGATACGGCTCGGCACAGCACAGGGCCGCAATCCGCGAACACGGAGCAACTGAGGCCCACCGGCGCACATGGAAGCTACTGTGA
- the lepB gene encoding signal peptidase I, giving the protein MQKHNDDAHGHSHAKTEKSEHAEHKKRGAWASIKEILLTVVIALAVSVVVKTFLFRAFVIPSTSMQNTLMVNDRVFVNQLFPKLFTLERGNVIVFKDDEHWLPPLDHSAQPNGFEKTLTFLGLRPDDSTQHLIKRIIGLPGDTVECCTANGKISVNGVEISEPYLYPGDAPSATEFKVTVPKDKLWVMGDHRSDSGDSRYHQDKDNGMVSMESVVGRADFIAWPLDRWSGVANPEGAFDAVPDREPQGE; this is encoded by the coding sequence GTGCAGAAACACAATGACGACGCCCACGGGCACAGCCACGCGAAGACCGAGAAGTCCGAGCATGCTGAGCATAAGAAACGTGGCGCCTGGGCTTCCATCAAGGAGATCCTGTTGACCGTTGTGATCGCGCTAGCGGTCTCTGTTGTGGTCAAAACCTTCCTGTTCAGAGCGTTCGTCATCCCCTCAACCTCGATGCAGAACACGCTGATGGTCAACGACCGTGTGTTCGTGAATCAACTGTTCCCAAAGCTGTTCACACTCGAACGAGGCAACGTCATCGTGTTCAAGGATGACGAGCACTGGTTGCCGCCACTGGACCACAGCGCACAGCCCAACGGCTTCGAGAAAACCCTGACGTTTTTGGGTTTGCGTCCAGATGACAGCACCCAGCACCTGATTAAACGCATCATCGGCCTCCCGGGTGACACGGTCGAATGCTGCACAGCGAACGGGAAGATCTCAGTCAACGGGGTTGAGATCAGCGAGCCGTACCTGTATCCGGGTGACGCCCCCTCGGCAACGGAATTCAAAGTCACTGTTCCGAAAGACAAACTCTGGGTTATGGGGGACCACCGCTCCGATTCGGGGGACTCCCGCTACCACCAGGACAAGGACAACGGGATGGTGTCAATGGAGTCCGTGGTGGGGCGCGCTGACTTCATCGCGTGGCCCCTAGACCGTTGGAGTGGTGTAGCGAACCCTGAAGGCGCGTTCGATGCGGTCCCGGACCGCGAACCTCAAGGCGAGTGA
- the rplS gene encoding 50S ribosomal protein L19 encodes MNLLDSVDAKSLRDDIPDFAPGDTVKVHVNIIEGKNSRIQVFQGYVLARQGGGVRETFKVRKVSFGVGVERTFPVHSPVIDKIEVVSRGDVRRAKLYYMRDRHGKAARIREKREGAK; translated from the coding sequence ATGAATCTTCTTGATTCTGTCGACGCCAAGAGCCTTCGCGATGACATCCCGGATTTCGCTCCGGGCGACACCGTCAAGGTTCACGTGAACATTATTGAAGGTAAGAACTCCCGTATTCAGGTGTTCCAGGGCTACGTCTTGGCACGCCAGGGTGGCGGCGTTCGCGAAACCTTCAAGGTTCGTAAGGTTTCCTTCGGCGTAGGTGTCGAGCGTACCTTCCCTGTGCACTCCCCGGTCATCGACAAGATCGAGGTCGTGTCCCGTGGTGACGTCCGCCGCGCCAAGCTGTACTACATGCGCGACCGCCACGGTAAGGCTGCTCGCATCCGCGAGAAGCGCGAGGGCGCGAAGTAA